Proteins encoded within one genomic window of Nordella sp. HKS 07:
- a CDS encoding BMP family protein translates to MRLSRRKILQITGSAASLPVLGSLAGLARAEGAIKTAAIYTVPVEQQWVSRIHKAALAAKERGDIEYTFSEKVANTDYERVMREYCEAGHQLIVGEAFAVEDAARAVAKDYPDRAFLIGSSFKPDAAVPNFAVFDNYIQDASYLTGMIAGAMTQKNNIGMVGGYPIPEVNRLMNAFMAGVKETKPDVKFQVAFIGSWFDPPKAKETAFAQVDAGADILYAERFGVSDAAKERKILAIGNVIDTQADYPETVVASALWHFEPTLDAAIKAIKDKAFKADDYGQYSFMKHGGCSLAPLGTFEGKVPADVMTKVKAREGEIKSGAVTVTIDDSEPKSS, encoded by the coding sequence ATGCGTCTGTCACGCCGTAAGATTTTGCAGATCACAGGATCGGCCGCGTCGCTGCCCGTGCTCGGATCGCTTGCGGGCCTCGCCAGGGCCGAAGGCGCCATCAAGACCGCCGCCATCTATACGGTGCCGGTCGAACAGCAATGGGTGAGCCGCATCCACAAGGCGGCGCTCGCCGCCAAGGAGCGCGGCGACATCGAATACACCTTCTCGGAAAAGGTCGCCAATACCGACTATGAGCGGGTGATGCGCGAATATTGCGAGGCCGGCCACCAACTGATCGTCGGTGAGGCCTTCGCGGTGGAGGATGCGGCGCGCGCCGTCGCCAAGGACTATCCCGACCGCGCCTTCCTAATCGGCTCGAGCTTCAAGCCCGATGCGGCGGTGCCCAATTTCGCGGTATTCGACAATTACATCCAGGACGCGTCCTATCTCACCGGCATGATCGCCGGCGCGATGACGCAGAAAAACAATATCGGCATGGTCGGCGGTTATCCGATCCCGGAGGTGAACCGGCTGATGAACGCCTTCATGGCCGGCGTCAAGGAAACCAAGCCCGACGTCAAATTCCAGGTCGCCTTCATCGGTTCGTGGTTCGACCCGCCGAAGGCCAAGGAAACCGCCTTCGCCCAGGTCGATGCCGGCGCCGACATCCTCTATGCCGAACGCTTCGGCGTGTCGGACGCGGCCAAGGAGCGCAAGATCCTCGCCATCGGCAATGTCATCGACACGCAGGCCGACTATCCGGAAACCGTCGTCGCCTCGGCCTTGTGGCATTTCGAGCCCACCCTCGATGCCGCCATCAAGGCGATCAAGGACAAGGCCTTCAAGGCCGACGACTACGGCCAGTATTCCTTCATGAAACATGGTGGCTGCAGCCTGGCGCCACTAGGCACCTTCGAAGGCAAGGTCCCGGCCGATGTCATGACCAAGGTGAAAGCGCGCGAAGGCGAGATCAAGTCCGGCGCCGTCACCGTCACGATCGACGATTCGGAACCGAAATCGTCGTAA
- a CDS encoding glucokinase has translation MANLNLVGDIGGTNSRFGLVEPGSMTVTRIERLKNDDFASLEEVAAAYLESQGVTALGAAAMDVAGVVTNEDFPLTNRDWMVRRAPLKAALKTDRLIILNDFQALAMSLPYLDPADLIQIGGQAPEKPSVKLVLGPGTGLGMASLAPLPQGGWMALPGELGHVTLPVVTQEEFDLREAMTEPGTVFESEFAITGGGLHLIYTTLARMAGREPRLDKPEAILKAALAGTDADAVRTLDFFIIWLGRLAGDAAMMMQAHGGVYLAGGIAPSIVGELRKGPFRRVFEEKGRLDLKHVPIYVIMDEYPAFKGCAAALI, from the coding sequence ATGGCGAACTTGAATCTTGTGGGCGACATCGGCGGGACCAATTCGCGCTTCGGTCTGGTCGAGCCGGGTTCGATGACGGTCACCCGTATCGAGAGGCTCAAGAATGACGATTTCGCCTCATTGGAAGAGGTGGCCGCCGCCTATCTGGAGAGCCAGGGCGTCACCGCGCTTGGCGCCGCCGCCATGGACGTCGCCGGCGTTGTGACGAATGAGGATTTCCCCCTCACCAACCGCGACTGGATGGTGCGTCGTGCGCCTCTCAAGGCAGCGCTCAAGACCGACCGGCTGATCATCCTCAATGATTTCCAGGCGCTGGCCATGTCGCTGCCTTATCTGGACCCGGCCGATCTCATCCAGATCGGTGGCCAGGCGCCGGAGAAGCCGTCGGTGAAGCTGGTTCTGGGGCCGGGCACCGGCCTCGGCATGGCGTCTCTGGCGCCCTTGCCGCAAGGCGGCTGGATGGCGCTGCCGGGCGAGCTCGGCCATGTCACCTTGCCAGTGGTGACCCAGGAGGAGTTCGATCTGCGTGAAGCGATGACGGAGCCCGGCACCGTCTTCGAATCGGAATTCGCCATTACCGGCGGTGGTCTGCATCTCATCTACACGACGCTGGCGCGCATGGCCGGCCGTGAGCCCAGGCTCGACAAGCCGGAAGCCATTCTCAAGGCGGCGCTCGCCGGTACCGATGCCGACGCGGTCAGGACGCTCGATTTTTTCATCATCTGGCTCGGCCGCCTTGCCGGCGATGCCGCCATGATGATGCAGGCCCATGGCGGGGTCTATCTCGCCGGCGGTATCGCGCCCTCGATCGTCGGCGAATTGCGCAAAGGTCCGTTTCGCCGGGTCTTCGAGGAGAAGGGCCGCCTCGATCTGAAGCATGTGCCGATCTATGTGATCATGGACGAATACCCGGCCTTCAAGGGCTGCGCCGCGGCGCTGATCTGA
- a CDS encoding LacI family DNA-binding transcriptional regulator: protein MGKITILDVAHSAGVSVATVDRVLNRRSGVRKITVERVEAAIRQLNYQPDRLAARLARSRDYRFCFVLPTGNNVFMVTLGEEVRAAAGRMAPERVVIDMRLTDVFDGHALAHTLDQIGDIYDGVAVVALDHPSVREAISGLIERGVTVVTLVSDIPGSKRVHYAGIDNTAAGRTAASLMGKFLGGRRGEVGLIAGSLALRDHIERQFGFEQIMTHEYPHLSILPVREGRDDWQRVEEVTAQLMKEHPNLIGLYNAGGGTRGIITALEKARRERDIVFIAHELTDHARKALIRGTVDAIINQDAGHEVRSAVRVLLAKADNAPLIEAQERIRIDIFLRDNLP, encoded by the coding sequence ATGGGAAAAATCACGATCCTTGATGTGGCCCACTCGGCCGGCGTGAGCGTCGCCACCGTCGACCGCGTCCTCAACCGGCGCAGCGGCGTGCGCAAGATCACGGTGGAGCGCGTCGAAGCGGCCATCCGCCAGCTCAATTACCAGCCTGACCGGCTCGCCGCCCGCCTCGCCCGCTCGCGCGACTACCGCTTCTGCTTCGTGCTGCCGACCGGCAACAATGTCTTCATGGTGACTCTCGGCGAGGAAGTGCGCGCCGCCGCCGGGCGCATGGCGCCCGAGCGCGTGGTGATCGACATGCGGCTCACCGACGTCTTCGACGGCCATGCGCTCGCCCATACGCTCGACCAGATCGGCGACATCTATGACGGCGTCGCCGTCGTCGCCCTCGATCACCCGAGCGTGCGCGAGGCGATCAGCGGCCTGATCGAGCGCGGCGTCACCGTGGTGACGCTGGTCTCCGACATTCCGGGCTCGAAGCGCGTCCATTATGCCGGTATCGACAACACCGCCGCCGGCCGCACCGCGGCAAGCCTGATGGGCAAGTTTCTGGGCGGTCGCCGGGGCGAGGTCGGCCTCATTGCGGGCTCCCTCGCCTTGCGCGATCATATCGAGCGCCAATTCGGCTTCGAGCAGATCATGACGCATGAATATCCGCATCTCTCGATCCTCCCCGTTCGCGAGGGCCGCGACGACTGGCAGCGCGTCGAAGAGGTGACGGCGCAGCTCATGAAGGAGCATCCCAATCTCATCGGCCTCTACAATGCCGGGGGCGGCACGCGCGGCATCATCACGGCGCTGGAGAAGGCCAGGCGCGAGCGCGATATCGTCTTCATCGCCCATGAACTCACCGACCATGCGCGCAAGGCGCTTATACGCGGCACGGTCGATGCCATCATCAATCAGGATGCCGGCCACGAGGTGAGAAGTGCTGTACGCGTGCTGCTCGCCAAGGCCGACAATGCGCCTCTGATCGAGGCGCAGGAGCGCATCCGTATCGACATATTCCTGCGCGACAACCTGCCATGA
- the xylB gene encoding xylulokinase yields MYLGLDIGTSGVKAILIDEKQRIIASATAPLKVSRPEPGWSEQNPEDWWKATLKAIAGLQRARPKALSAVKAIGLSGQMHGATLLDAKDHVLRPAILWNDGRSARQCRELEERLPELRNIAGNIAMAGFTAPKLAWLRENEPRIFDRVAKVLLPKDYVRLKLTGDHASDMSDSAGTLWMDVARRDWSDELLALTGLSRANMPRLFEGTEPTGTLRPELARSWRMAKSPAVAGGGGDNAASACGIGAVKPGAAFVSLGTSGVLFVSNRHFSPNTDNAVHAFCHAVPETWHQMGVILSATASLEWLSGILKKPAPKLTGALGNRLAGPSPLLFLPYLSGERTPHNDAAIRGSFMGLGHESDDKALTHAVLDGVAFAFRDCLEALKAAGTDVARATAVGGGSRSKLWLKIIATALDIPIDCPAAGDFGGAFGAARLGLIAATGAAPQEICTPPKFVATVTPDGKTKQAYEDAYGRYRRAYKAVREVMT; encoded by the coding sequence ATGTATCTCGGTCTCGATATCGGCACTTCCGGTGTAAAAGCGATCCTGATCGATGAGAAACAGCGAATCATCGCCAGCGCCACCGCGCCCCTGAAAGTATCGAGACCCGAGCCCGGCTGGTCCGAGCAGAATCCGGAAGACTGGTGGAAGGCGACGCTCAAGGCCATTGCCGGGCTGCAGCGGGCCAGGCCTAAGGCCTTGAGCGCGGTGAAAGCCATCGGCCTGTCGGGCCAGATGCATGGCGCCACCTTGCTCGATGCAAAGGACCATGTGCTGCGTCCGGCCATCCTGTGGAATGACGGTCGATCGGCCAGGCAATGTCGCGAGCTCGAGGAGCGGTTGCCGGAGCTGCGCAACATCGCCGGCAATATCGCCATGGCGGGTTTCACCGCGCCGAAGCTGGCCTGGCTCAGGGAAAACGAGCCGCGGATCTTCGACCGCGTCGCCAAGGTGCTTCTGCCCAAGGACTATGTGCGTCTCAAACTCACCGGCGATCACGCCTCCGATATGTCGGACAGTGCCGGCACATTGTGGATGGATGTGGCGCGCCGCGACTGGTCGGATGAGTTGCTCGCGCTCACCGGGCTTTCGCGGGCAAACATGCCCAGGCTCTTCGAAGGCACCGAACCGACCGGCACCTTGCGGCCTGAGCTTGCGAGATCCTGGCGGATGGCCAAGTCGCCCGCGGTGGCGGGGGGCGGCGGCGATAATGCCGCCTCGGCCTGCGGCATCGGCGCGGTGAAGCCGGGAGCGGCCTTCGTCTCGCTCGGCACGTCGGGCGTCCTCTTCGTCTCCAATCGGCACTTCTCGCCCAATACCGACAACGCGGTACATGCCTTTTGCCACGCCGTGCCGGAGACCTGGCACCAGATGGGCGTCATTCTCTCCGCCACCGCCAGCCTCGAATGGCTGAGCGGCATTCTGAAGAAGCCGGCGCCGAAGCTCACCGGCGCTCTGGGCAATCGTCTGGCCGGACCCTCGCCGCTGCTCTTCCTTCCCTATCTCTCGGGCGAGCGCACCCCGCACAATGACGCCGCCATTCGCGGCAGCTTCATGGGGCTCGGTCATGAGAGCGACGACAAGGCGCTGACCCACGCGGTGCTCGATGGTGTCGCCTTCGCCTTCCGTGACTGCCTCGAAGCGCTCAAGGCGGCCGGCACCGACGTGGCGCGCGCCACCGCGGTTGGCGGCGGCTCGAGATCGAAGCTGTGGCTCAAGATCATTGCCACGGCGCTCGACATCCCGATCGATTGCCCGGCGGCCGGCGATTTCGGCGGCGCCTTTGGCGCGGCGCGCTTGGGGCTGATCGCCGCGACGGGGGCTGCGCCCCAGGAAATCTGCACGCCGCCGAAATTCGTGGCGACGGTCACGCCCGACGGGAAAACAAAACAAGCCTATGAGGACGCCTATGGCCGCTATCGGCGCGCCTACAAGGCTGTGAGGGAGGTCATGACATGA
- the xylA gene encoding xylose isomerase: MKTFYSLSEPIKFDGPESANPLAFRYYDPKRKLLGKTMAEHLRFAVCYWHTLCWPGLDPFGGETFLRPWHQPGDQMDHARRKADVMFETLRLLGVPYFTFHDLDIAPEGASLKEFNRNVSTIASHLLKKMDETGGKLLWGTANMFSNRRFMAGAATNPDPDVFAYCAAQVKHCLDVTKELGGENYVMWGGREGYETLLNTDLKRELAQAGRFLNLVVDYKHKIGFSGPILIEPKPQEPTKHQYDYDVATVYSFLKANGLEKEVKVNIEQNHAILAGHTFEHEIALASALGIFGSIDLNRGDYQSGWDTDQFAMNVPELALALYEILKAGGLTTGGMNFDAKIRRQSIDPDDLLHAHVGSMDACARALIAAAKMIEDGRLKAEVDKRYAKWDEPKNQAMLAGKESLADIAGRALKDNIDPKPHSGRQEYLENLLNTYL, translated from the coding sequence ATGAAGACATTCTATTCGCTGAGCGAGCCGATCAAATTCGACGGGCCGGAAAGCGCCAACCCGCTGGCCTTCCGCTACTACGATCCCAAGCGCAAGCTTCTCGGCAAGACCATGGCCGAGCATTTACGTTTCGCCGTCTGCTACTGGCACACTCTGTGCTGGCCGGGCCTCGATCCCTTTGGCGGCGAGACCTTCCTCAGGCCCTGGCATCAGCCGGGCGACCAGATGGATCATGCGCGCCGCAAGGCCGATGTGATGTTCGAGACGTTGCGCCTGCTCGGCGTTCCCTATTTCACCTTCCATGATCTCGACATCGCGCCCGAGGGCGCATCGCTCAAGGAATTCAACCGCAATGTCTCGACCATCGCCAGCCATCTGCTCAAGAAGATGGACGAGACCGGCGGGAAGCTGCTCTGGGGCACTGCCAACATGTTCTCGAATCGCCGTTTTATGGCGGGGGCCGCAACCAATCCCGATCCCGATGTCTTCGCCTATTGCGCGGCGCAGGTGAAGCATTGCCTCGATGTTACCAAGGAGCTGGGCGGCGAGAATTATGTCATGTGGGGCGGGCGCGAGGGCTACGAAACCCTGCTCAACACCGACCTCAAGCGCGAGCTGGCTCAGGCCGGCCGCTTCCTCAATCTCGTCGTCGACTACAAGCACAAGATCGGCTTCAGCGGCCCGATCCTCATCGAGCCCAAGCCGCAGGAGCCGACCAAGCATCAGTATGATTACGACGTGGCGACGGTCTACAGCTTCCTGAAAGCCAATGGCCTCGAGAAGGAAGTGAAGGTCAATATCGAGCAGAATCACGCGATCCTCGCCGGCCATACTTTCGAGCATGAGATCGCGCTCGCTTCGGCGCTCGGCATCTTCGGCTCGATCGATCTCAATCGCGGCGATTATCAATCGGGCTGGGATACCGATCAGTTCGCCATGAATGTGCCGGAGCTGGCGCTGGCGCTCTACGAAATCCTGAAAGCCGGCGGCCTCACCACCGGCGGCATGAATTTCGACGCTAAGATCAGGCGCCAGTCGATCGACCCCGACGATCTGCTCCACGCCCATGTGGGTTCGATGGATGCCTGCGCCCGCGCCCTCATCGCGGCGGCGAAGATGATCGAGGATGGCCGCCTCAAGGCGGAAGTCGACAAGCGCTATGCCAAATGGGACGAACCGAAGAACCAGGCGATGCTCGCCGGCAAAGAGAGCCTCGCCGATATCGCCGGCCGCGCGCTGAAGGACAATATCGACCCGAAACCCCATTCGGGCCGGCAGGAATATCTCGAGAATCTGCTCAATACATACCTCTAA
- a CDS encoding sugar phosphate isomerase/epimerase: MAKNIKGPAIFLAQFAGDKKPFNSWDQICKWAGDMGYKGVQIPSWDGGLFDLKKAAESKTYCDDITGVAKSHGVEITELSTHLQGQLVAVHPAFDEGFDAFAPAALHGKPKDRQKWAVGQVMAAAKASRNLGLKSSVTFSGALAWPFVYPWPQRPQGMIETAFAELAKRWLPIFDEYDKHGVDVCFELHPGEDLFDGATFEMFLEQAKNHKRCCINYDPSHFVLQHLDYLAFIDIYHERIKAFHVKDAEFNPDGRQGVYSGFQPWVKRAGRFRSLGDGQVDFGAVFSRLAAYDYDSWAVLEWECCLKDAQQGAAEGAPFISSHIIKVTEKAFDDFAGGKVDKKQIQRMLGI, encoded by the coding sequence ATGGCAAAGAACATCAAGGGCCCGGCAATCTTCCTGGCCCAGTTTGCGGGCGACAAGAAGCCCTTCAATTCATGGGACCAGATCTGCAAATGGGCCGGGGATATGGGCTACAAGGGCGTGCAGATTCCGAGCTGGGACGGCGGCCTCTTCGATCTCAAGAAAGCGGCGGAGTCCAAGACCTATTGCGACGACATCACGGGTGTCGCCAAGAGCCATGGCGTCGAGATCACCGAGCTTTCCACCCATTTGCAGGGCCAGCTCGTCGCCGTGCATCCGGCCTTCGATGAGGGTTTCGACGCGTTCGCCCCCGCCGCTCTGCATGGCAAGCCGAAGGATCGGCAGAAATGGGCGGTGGGGCAGGTCATGGCCGCCGCCAAGGCCTCGCGCAATCTGGGGCTCAAGTCCTCGGTGACCTTCTCCGGCGCGCTCGCCTGGCCGTTCGTTTATCCCTGGCCGCAGCGCCCGCAAGGCATGATCGAGACGGCCTTCGCGGAGCTGGCGAAACGCTGGCTGCCGATCTTCGATGAATATGACAAGCACGGCGTCGATGTCTGCTTCGAGCTGCATCCGGGCGAGGACCTTTTCGACGGCGCCACTTTCGAGATGTTCCTGGAGCAGGCGAAGAACCACAAGCGCTGCTGCATCAATTACGATCCTTCGCATTTCGTGCTGCAGCATCTCGACTATCTGGCCTTCATCGATATCTATCACGAGCGCATCAAGGCCTTCCACGTGAAGGACGCCGAGTTCAATCCGGACGGCCGCCAGGGCGTCTATTCGGGCTTCCAGCCCTGGGTGAAGCGCGCCGGGCGCTTCCGTTCGCTGGGCGACGGACAGGTGGATTTCGGCGCCGTCTTCTCCAGGCTCGCCGCTTACGACTATGACAGCTGGGCGGTGCTCGAATGGGAATGCTGCCTGAAGGATGCGCAGCAGGGTGCGGCCGAAGGTGCCCCCTTCATCTCGAGCCACATCATCAAGGTCACCGAGAAGGCCTTCGACGATTTCGCCGGCGGCAAGGTCGACAAGAAGCAGATCCAGCGCATGCTGGGGATCTAG
- a CDS encoding endonuclease domain-containing protein, with the protein MVLEKTALSRRMAAPRRARAKRMRREPTEAEKLFWWEIRDRRLEGHKFKRQYLVAGYIADFVCLERKLIIELDGGQHSETTEYDAKRSADLQVHGFRVLRIWNAEIFKNMEGVIDAVLAELGSSSPSPSP; encoded by the coding sequence GTGGTTCTCGAAAAAACAGCCCTGTCCCGGCGAATGGCGGCACCAAGGCGCGCTCGTGCCAAACGCATGCGACGTGAGCCGACGGAGGCCGAGAAACTATTCTGGTGGGAGATACGCGATAGACGCTTGGAAGGGCACAAGTTCAAGCGTCAATATCTTGTCGCAGGTTACATAGCCGATTTCGTATGCCTCGAACGAAAGCTGATCATCGAGCTCGATGGCGGCCAGCATTCAGAAACAACCGAGTATGATGCGAAACGCAGTGCTGATTTGCAGGTGCACGGCTTTCGCGTCCTGCGGATATGGAACGCAGAAATATTCAAGAATATGGAAGGCGTGATCGACGCTGTGCTTGCGGAGCTTGGAAGCAGCAGTCCATCCCCCTCACCCTAA
- a CDS encoding Gfo/Idh/MocA family protein, protein MAIEGRSDAKQGGRIRLGMVGGGQGAFIGAVHRLAARMDDQYEFVAGALSSSAERSRASGAELGLAPDRIYTDYHEMAKAEAKRKDGIEAVAIVTPNNIHVPAAKAFVEVGIHVICDKPLALSLKEAKSLEALLRKKNVVFALTHNYSGYPMIRQAREMVAKGELGQIRLVQAEYPQDWLTEDIEKSGQKQAAWRTDPKQSGGGAIGDIGTHAYQLACFVSGLTLDELAADMTSFVKGRKVDDNVNVMLRFKNGARGMLWASQVAPGNENGLRLRVYGTKGGLDWTQVDPNYLWFTPFGQEKRLITRGGAGSGATAGRVTRVPPGHPEGYLEGFANIYTEAARAIIARRAGKKLDKEVNFPGIEDGVAGMAFIEACKKSSAKNGKWTKV, encoded by the coding sequence ATGGCCATCGAAGGAAGGAGCGACGCCAAGCAAGGCGGGCGCATCAGGCTCGGCATGGTGGGCGGCGGCCAGGGCGCCTTCATCGGTGCGGTGCATCGTCTCGCCGCGCGAATGGACGATCAATATGAGTTCGTCGCCGGCGCGCTCTCCTCAAGTGCCGAGCGTTCGCGCGCTTCGGGCGCGGAGCTGGGTCTGGCGCCGGACCGCATCTACACCGATTACCACGAGATGGCGAAGGCGGAAGCCAAGCGCAAAGACGGCATCGAGGCCGTCGCCATCGTGACGCCCAACAACATCCATGTGCCGGCGGCGAAGGCCTTCGTCGAGGTGGGCATCCATGTGATCTGCGACAAGCCACTGGCGCTGTCGCTGAAGGAGGCGAAATCGCTCGAGGCGCTGCTCAGGAAGAAGAACGTCGTCTTCGCGCTCACCCATAATTACTCGGGCTATCCGATGATCCGCCAGGCGCGCGAGATGGTGGCGAAAGGCGAGCTCGGCCAGATCCGTCTGGTCCAGGCCGAATATCCGCAGGACTGGCTCACCGAGGATATCGAAAAATCCGGCCAGAAGCAGGCGGCCTGGCGCACCGATCCGAAACAGTCGGGCGGCGGCGCCATCGGCGATATCGGGACCCACGCCTATCAGCTCGCCTGCTTCGTGTCCGGTCTCACGCTCGATGAACTCGCGGCCGACATGACGAGTTTCGTCAAGGGCCGCAAGGTCGACGACAATGTGAATGTGATGCTGCGCTTCAAGAACGGTGCCCGCGGCATGCTGTGGGCGAGCCAGGTGGCGCCCGGCAATGAGAACGGCCTGCGCCTGCGCGTCTATGGCACCAAGGGCGGCCTCGACTGGACGCAGGTCGATCCGAACTATCTGTGGTTCACGCCTTTCGGCCAGGAAAAGCGCCTCATCACCAGGGGCGGCGCCGGCTCGGGTGCGACCGCCGGCCGCGTGACGCGCGTGCCGCCCGGCCATCCGGAAGGGTATCTCGAGGGCTTCGCCAATATCTACACGGAAGCCGCCCGCGCCATCATTGCGAGGCGCGCGGGCAAGAAGCTCGACAAGGAGGTCAATTTCCCCGGCATAGAGGATGGCGTCGCCGGCATGGCCTTCATCGAGGCCTGCAAGAAGTCATCGGCCAAGAATGGCAAGTGGACCAAGGTCTGA
- a CDS encoding GFA family protein, which yields MAKYVGGCLCGQVRYEIDAEPIVGLQCQCRNCQKRSGTGHASFMAFPKAAVKLTGPLKYHAVKADSGHMASVGFCTECGSHVSGKSTGAPDLVPIMAGTLDDPDLFTPQMVIFAARANAWDRVDPALPKFPGMPPM from the coding sequence ATGGCGAAATATGTCGGCGGATGCCTGTGCGGACAGGTGCGCTACGAGATCGACGCCGAGCCGATCGTCGGCCTGCAGTGCCAATGCCGCAACTGCCAGAAGCGCAGCGGCACCGGACACGCCTCTTTCATGGCCTTTCCAAAGGCCGCGGTGAAGCTGACCGGCCCCCTCAAATATCACGCGGTCAAGGCCGATAGCGGCCACATGGCGAGCGTCGGCTTCTGCACCGAATGCGGCTCGCATGTGAGCGGCAAGTCGACCGGCGCGCCGGATCTCGTGCCCATCATGGCCGGCACTCTCGACGACCCCGATCTGTTCACGCCGCAAATGGTCATTTTCGCGGCGCGCGCCAACGCCTGGGATCGTGTCGACCCGGCCTTGCCGAAATTTCCCGGCATGCCGCCCATGTAG
- a CDS encoding VOC family protein yields the protein MGLVQLDHIQLAMPKGGEELGRRFYCELLGLAEVEKPDNLRARGGCWFEKDAIKVHLGVEVDFRPARKAHPAFLVEGLEALVTRLAQAGVTAKRDEPLAGYDRVYVDDPFGNRIELMELDK from the coding sequence ATGGGCCTGGTTCAGCTCGACCATATCCAACTCGCCATGCCGAAAGGCGGAGAGGAGCTGGGACGCCGTTTCTACTGCGAACTGCTCGGCCTCGCCGAAGTGGAGAAGCCGGACAATCTCAGGGCGCGTGGCGGCTGCTGGTTCGAGAAGGACGCGATCAAGGTTCATCTCGGCGTCGAGGTGGATTTCCGCCCGGCCCGGAAAGCCCACCCGGCCTTCCTGGTCGAGGGTCTCGAGGCGCTTGTCACGCGGCTCGCACAGGCCGGCGTGACAGCGAAACGTGACGAGCCGCTTGCCGGCTATGATCGCGTTTATGTCGATGATCCCTTCGGCAACCGCATCGAACTGATGGAGCTTGACAAATAA
- a CDS encoding fumarylacetoacetate hydrolase family protein yields the protein MNLRDRVLDFVVDLAPLPAVPVAGTRKTFPVRRLYCVGRNYAEHAREMGHDPLREKPFFFQKAPDSVVIDGVFPYPPASGDVHHEIELVVALKAGGHNIPTAKAKDLIYGYAVGLDMTRRDLQAEAKKQGRPWEAGKAFDRAAPIGAITPLEQSGLLVKGLITLDVNGERRQSGDIADMIWPVTDIIAELSQLFMLAPGDLIFTGTPAGVGAVNRGDRLHGEIARLAPLDVMVA from the coding sequence ATGAACCTCCGTGACCGTGTTCTCGATTTTGTCGTCGATCTCGCTCCCCTGCCGGCCGTGCCGGTGGCGGGCACCAGAAAGACCTTTCCAGTGCGCCGGCTATATTGCGTCGGGCGCAATTATGCCGAGCATGCGCGCGAAATGGGCCATGACCCCTTGCGCGAAAAGCCCTTCTTCTTCCAGAAGGCGCCGGATTCGGTCGTCATCGACGGCGTGTTTCCCTATCCGCCGGCCTCAGGCGATGTCCATCACGAGATCGAGCTGGTGGTGGCGCTGAAGGCCGGTGGCCACAATATCCCGACCGCCAAGGCCAAGGACCTCATCTATGGCTATGCCGTCGGTCTCGACATGACGCGCCGCGACCTCCAGGCGGAAGCGAAGAAGCAGGGCCGGCCGTGGGAGGCGGGCAAGGCCTTCGACCGCGCCGCGCCCATCGGCGCCATCACCCCGCTCGAGCAGTCCGGCCTCCTCGTCAAAGGGCTGATCACACTCGATGTGAACGGTGAGCGCCGTCAGTCGGGGGATATCGCCGACATGATCTGGCCGGTGACCGACATCATCGCCGAACTGTCGCAGCTCTTCATGCTGGCGCCTGGCGATCTCATCTTCACCGGGACGCCGGCCGGTGTTGGCGCAGTCAATCGCGGCGACAGGCTGCATGGCGAGATCGCGCGTCTCGCCCCGCTGGATGTGATGGTGGCTTGA